Genomic window (uncultured Tolumonas sp.):
TATGTGCCGAACATGATCAAATTCTATCTGGATGAAGAGCCGATCTTACACAACGTACCGACTTGGCAATGCCGTGAGCAAGACGATCTGCGTTATGTGCTGGAGCATTTAGATGAACTGGTGGTGAAAGAGGTTCATGGTGCCGGTGGTTATGGCATGTTGATCGGCCCATGCGCCAGCAAAGCAGAAATTGCCAAATTCCGCGAATTATTGAAAGCGCGCCCCGATAACTATATTGCGCAACCGACCCTTTCGCTTTCTACCTGCCCGACGTTTGTTGAGTCTGGGGTGGCGCCGCGTCACATTGATTTACGCCCATTTGTCTTAAGTGGTAAAGAAATCCGGCTGGTCCCTGGTGGTTTAACGCGCGTTGCGTTGACCGAAGGCTCGCTGGTTGTGAACTCCTCTCAGGGTGGTGGCACAAAAGATACCTGGGTTATGGAGGACAACTTATGTTAAGTCGTACCGCAAGTGAACTTTATTGGATGGCCCGTTTTCTGGAACGTGCCGAAAACACCGCGCGTATGCTGGATGTTACGCAAACCATGTCGCTGATGCCGTTGATTGATGCCGACAACAGTGAATTGATTGCGCCCCTCACCATTACCGGCACCCATGAACCGTTCATGGCGCGCTACAAAAATGTCAGCATGGATAATTTGCTGGCGTTTTTTGGGCTGGATGAAGAGAACCCAAGCAGCATCTTTAGTTGCATTCGCATGGCCCGAGATAACGCACATTCCGTGCGCGGCAAAATCCCATCTGAAGTATGGGAAAGCATCAACGCGACCTGGCTGGAAATTAAAGCCTTACGCAAAAAAGGCATTAGTCATACCAGCGCACAGGCCTTCCTTGATTGGGTAAAAGAGCGCTCGCACCTGTTCCGTGGTGCCACGTTCGGCACAATCATGCGCGGTGATGTACTGTGGTTTATCCGCCTCGGCACATTCATTGAACGAGCGGACAATACCGCCCGTATTCTGGATGTGAAATATCAGGTCATCCAGGAAGACGAAGATAGCGTGCGCGAGTTTTACCGCTGGAACGCGTTACTGCGCTCCGTCGGCGCGTATGAATCACATCAGACGTTGTATAAAGGTTTATCACGCCAATCGGTCGCAGAGCTGCTGATCTTACGCAATGAAGTACCACGCTCGCTGCGCGCCAGCCTTGAAGAAGTTGAGCAATTATTGGCGCTTATTGAAGGTAATGCCGGCCATGAACCACGTCGTCTGACCACGGTGCTCAACGCAAACCTACGGTTTGGCAAAATTGAAGAAGTCTTCGCGGAAGGTGTTCATCAATATCTGACCCGATTCCTGAATGACATCGGTGCCATTGGACAAAGCATCCACAGAGCCTATCTGGAGGCCTTATGAAATTAACCATCGATCATCATACTCAATATCATTATGCCGAGATGGTACGTCACAGCACTCAATATCTGCGCCTGACGCCACAAACCTCGCAACGCCAACGCATTGTTAGCTGGCAATTAGATCTGCCTGAACAAGCCACCATTACGACAGATGGTTACGGTAACATATTGCATGTATTGAGCCTCGACACCCCGCATGAAACCATTCAGATCCATGCGCACGGTGAAGTCGAAATTCTGGAAGACGAATCAGATGATGCCATAGAGCTCATTTCGCCACTGACGTATCTGCGTAGTTCATCGTTGACACATGCGACTGCACCAATACGTTTATTAGCACAACAACATCACGATGACAGCCAGCCACTCGTTGGTTTGCAGTCGCTGATGCAAGCCATTCTGGAAAAAATGCCTTATACCCCCGGTGCCACCGATGTTTCATTTTCTGCCGATGAAGCATTAGCCGCCAGAAATGGCGTGTGTCAGGATCACACACATGTATTTCTGGCTTGTTGCCGCAGCGTTGGCATTCCTGCCCGTTATGTCAGCGGTTATCTTTACACACCTGACAGTGCGCATGTCGCTATGCATGCCTGGGCTGAAGTGTGGCTGAACGATCGTTGGAATACCTTCGATATCACCAATAATACCTGCTCACCTAACCAGCATTTGAAATTGGCAGTCGGGATGGATTATCTGGATGCCTGCCCAGTCCGCGGTGTACGTTTTGGGGGCGGTAGTGAAGCCATGCAGGCAAAAGCGGCGGTAAATTTACTCGACGTGCAACAGCAACAATGATAGAAAGCTGTCACGCTGATGATTGAAGTATTAAGGGAAGCGAAATGACTTATTGTGTTGCCATGCGTCTTGCTGAGGGTGTGGTTTTTGCGTCAGATTCACGCACAAATGCGGGCGTTGACCATATTGCCATCTTCAAAAAATTACACGTTTTTGAAAAAGATGATCGTGTATTGGTGCTGCAAAGTGCCGGTAACCTGGCAACAACACAAAGTGTGCTGAGCTTATTACGCCAACGGATCAATCAAGATTGCCCGAACCTGATGAACGTGAGTTCGTTATATGACGCTGCCGCATTAATTGGCAATGTCATTCGGGAAGTGATCCAGCGTGACGGCGGACAACAACAAGGCCATATCAACTTCGGCTGTAATATTCTGTTGGGTGGCCAAATTAAAGGCGACATGCATCGGTTATATCACATCTACCCTGAAGGCAACTTCATCGAAGCAACCGAAGATACTCCCTATTTCCAGATTGGTGAGAGTAAATATGGCAAACCGATCATCGATCGGGTGCTGAATTTTAACACTTCGCTGGAAACTGCTATGCAGTGTGCGTTGATCTCCATCGACTCAACACTGCGTAGCAATCTGTCGGTTGGCTTGCCGCTGGATGCGCTGATTTATCCGAAAGATTCGTTCAGTGCAGCTCAACAATATCGCATTACCGAAAAACACCCTCACTTTCTGGCTTTACGTCAGGCTTGGGGTGAAGGCCTGCAAAAGATATTCAGCCAACTCCCACCGTTTGATCTTTAAACTGATTTTTTATCGCTATTGCCAGATGCAATCACACTGTTTGTATCTGGCGTAGCCACCCGCGTTACCAGTAACTGATCGATTTTGTAACTATCAATATCAACTACTTCAAATTTATAACCGGAATGAATGACATAGTCGGTACGTTTCGGAATTTTACGCAGCATAAACATCATAAATCCGGCGATCGTCTCGTAGTTTTCATACTCGGGAAACTCTTCAATACTCAGTACGTGCATGACATCATCGATTGGTGCGATACCGTCGATCAGCCATGAATTATCATCACGCTGCACGATTTGTTCTTCCTGATGTTGGTTCACCAAATCGCC
Coding sequences:
- a CDS encoding proteasome-type protease translates to MTYCVAMRLAEGVVFASDSRTNAGVDHIAIFKKLHVFEKDDRVLVLQSAGNLATTQSVLSLLRQRINQDCPNLMNVSSLYDAAALIGNVIREVIQRDGGQQQGHINFGCNILLGGQIKGDMHRLYHIYPEGNFIEATEDTPYFQIGESKYGKPIIDRVLNFNTSLETAMQCALISIDSTLRSNLSVGLPLDALIYPKDSFSAAQQYRITEKHPHFLALRQAWGEGLQKIFSQLPPFDL
- a CDS encoding alpha-E domain-containing protein → MLSRTASELYWMARFLERAENTARMLDVTQTMSLMPLIDADNSELIAPLTITGTHEPFMARYKNVSMDNLLAFFGLDEENPSSIFSCIRMARDNAHSVRGKIPSEVWESINATWLEIKALRKKGISHTSAQAFLDWVKERSHLFRGATFGTIMRGDVLWFIRLGTFIERADNTARILDVKYQVIQEDEDSVREFYRWNALLRSVGAYESHQTLYKGLSRQSVAELLILRNEVPRSLRASLEEVEQLLALIEGNAGHEPRRLTTVLNANLRFGKIEEVFAEGVHQYLTRFLNDIGAIGQSIHRAYLEAL
- a CDS encoding transglutaminase family protein, whose product is MKLTIDHHTQYHYAEMVRHSTQYLRLTPQTSQRQRIVSWQLDLPEQATITTDGYGNILHVLSLDTPHETIQIHAHGEVEILEDESDDAIELISPLTYLRSSSLTHATAPIRLLAQQHHDDSQPLVGLQSLMQAILEKMPYTPGATDVSFSADEALAARNGVCQDHTHVFLACCRSVGIPARYVSGYLYTPDSAHVAMHAWAEVWLNDRWNTFDITNNTCSPNQHLKLAVGMDYLDACPVRGVRFGGGSEAMQAKAAVNLLDVQQQQ